ccaatcaacattcagtttcaAAAATCCCCCTGTGGTGGTTGCCAGTGCACTGTAGCTTGGTTTTCTGCACTATTCTGCCTCTGACAAACTGACGGGAATTCATCCAGCAGCAAACTAAATTTCAATACTTGAAAACAACTGAAACCAAtaatttattcaatttctcaATGAATTTGTTTGACTACCAAATGTATATTCAGCTAAATATAATAAAACCTTGTACTAAAACAGAATAACAGAAACTCACACTTAGAAAAGTTAGATTTCTGAATCCAAAATCTTCTCAACTACCTTACCACCGACATATCATCTCACATTTCCACCCAAATTAGGAAACATTAAAAACTTCATCTGGAGTCGTAATCTTCATAATTAGGAATCCTAGATAGAACAACATCTGCAAAATTGAGCCTAAACTATTTAGCCTACTTAACTGAGACATTCCAATTTTGTAAATCCCCAGAACAGGCTGTTAACAAACCAAATGCCAAACCCCACAAATTTTTGGTAATCTCTACTGATCAAAGCATACTGCATCACATAGAGAACTTCCTTGTCCAATTAATGTAATGAAAGGTAATGATATAAAGCATATATCTTTACCCAGTGCCTccatatgaaaaataaaaatgaaaaatacatcCTATTCTTTCACTGCAATAATAGCTGATGAAATAAATACACATATATTTAAAGCTAATATACCATTGCATCAAAATAAGGCATGGAATGTTTTATTTCTCACCAAAATTGTATAAACTTTGTTGATGTTTAAATCAAGTAGCTGTGGGAAACTAGACCACTGATTCCATTAGATGTATAGTTGAGTATGCTCAGTCAGATCAAACCCTTTCTGGAACATCTCTTCTGCCCATCTCCTAGCCTCAGCTTTCCTCCAATGTTTAAAAAATCCATGTACTAGGATGTCATAAGTCCATCGATTAGGTAAATCCATATACTAGGATGTCTTAAGTCCATCGATTAGGTTCATACCCTCTTTGACACATCCGATTGAACAACTCACAAGCAAGATCCATCTTGCTCATGCTGAGTCTTCTcaacaaaatattatatgtatagATGTCAAGTGGGAAGCACTCTTCAATCACTTCTTCCAAGTCCTTGACATGTTGAGTCACTCTAACATGACCAGAAAATGCGCCAATGAGCAGGCCAAGCAATGAACTATCAGAAGATTTATCATTCTGCACCCCTTTCAAATTAACCCAAGTGTCATATAGCTCTCGAGCCTTCAAAGAATGCAGCAAAAGTATGTTACCTATAAAGGATGTTACGTGATGCCCTGTTTTCTCCAAGTCATTAATAAGATTTATCACCATACCATATCTTTTGTTTGAGCACAGCATCTGTATGAGAACCTCGTAACAAACAGTACCTGGAACCACTCCATTATTCCTGCTTTCTCTCAAAAACTCCAATGCAATATCAACCTTGTTGACTTTGCAGAGGCCAACAATAATGGTATTATATAGTTTACTATTAATCTTTCTTCTCTGGCGTATATCACTAAAGAAATTCAAAGCATTGGAAATTCTTTTGCTCTTTAAATAACTCTGCAACATAAGAATGTCAGAACTCAGAGTGGGCTCAATCCCACTTCTCCTCATCATCTCAAATACTTCTCTAGCCAGGTCAGGTTTTTTGGCATGCCCAGCTCCATCAATGAAGAAGTTGTAAATGTGAAAATTGGGTTCATGACGAGATAACTGCATCTCcaacaatttgaaaaattgGTTTTCTGGGTATTCCATATCACATAAACAACAAATAACAGCTCTGAACAAGGCACGAGTTGGGGTGTGACCCTTTGCTTGCATCTCAATAAGAAGTCTGGCTGCAATATCTCCCCTGTTCAACTCGTTGAAACCATGTATCAAGTTAAGCAAGTAGTTTTTTTAGTAACTTTATTTATTCTGTCAAGTTCTCCATGTATCAAATACCCAATCTCTACCCTCCTAGCCCTACACAGAGCAGATATAAACTTGTCATACGAGAAAGTagttggcataaaattcctcTCCAAGGCAACAATGACCAACTCCTTCATCTTATCAGGCTTTTCCTCTCTGCAGAAAGCATCTGCAAGTATAGAAAATGTTCTTCCACGGGGGAAATAACCTTGTTCAATAGAATTCTTCAACACACGATAAGCTTCATCGATGCTTCCATCACCACAGAGAGTATTGATTAAATATTTATAGGCCATGCTATTAGGAGAGAGCCCAAATTCAGACCTCAAATTGTACAACTCAAGCGCAACATCCACCATCCCGGCTTTACAAAAAAAAGCACAATGCAGCATTCATGGTGACCACATCAGGGGATATCTGACCCTCCTTCATCTCCATTAACAAATCACACAACTCCTCAAGTCGATTCTCCCTCAAAAGACTACATATCAAAACATTGTATCGAAACACATCGGGAACATACCCTTCCAACGACTTCTTAGTGCGCAAGAAATCCAGAGCTCCATCCAACTGCCCGGCCTGAACAAGATCCCTAATCCAAACCCCATAAGCATCCTCCATTGGCACCAAGCCAGAGTCCCGAAACTCCTGCACCAACTTCCCAGCTTTCTGGAATTGTTTAGTCTTACAAAGAGCATCAACAAGCACAGTGACAACGTGGCCGTGCAATTCCCTCCCTTGGGTCAACAAGCCTCGCAAGTAAAGCTCAGCGTCATGGAACAACTTCTGCTTACAAAAACTCCTAACAACAATGGCATTTGTAAAGTCAGTCTGAAAACCCCGCAATAGAATCTGGTTTAAAATGACGTGAAAGGCATCAAAACAGCTCTCCTCGACCAAAGAATTCAACAAGACATGATAAGCAAAGGGATCCAAGTCAAGACCTTCAAAGCGCATTCTACCAAACATTTGGAGTGCAACTTGAGGCTTACCAGCAACAGCGTATCCCATAACGAGTGTGTCATAGAAACGAACCTTATGCAAGTAGCGCTGCTTCATGTAGTCATCTAGAAAGTCTAACAAGAGAGACATGAGTTGGGCTTTGAAGAGGATCTTGAAAATGGCGTGGAAGGTGGCCCGAGTGTGGTGGAAACCGGGTTGGCGGCCGGCCCAGTCGAAGAATTTGAGGGAGGAGAGTATGTGCTTGAGGTTTGAAAGAAATTAATGCTAcccattttgtttatattggtaataaaatatttttaatttttataagaatctCTTTACTGAAGTTTAATAATGGTTAAttaaaaataacttataaatttagaaaaaaaaaaattatcaagtatCAAAACAGTTGCAATATCAAATCTCTCcataatttgttgaaaaaataaaacataataataagcAAAATTCATACtaaatatttcttaaatatactttaattataattttaaaacaatgaattttaattctaaaatggaggataatttttttaaaacaaaaggcaatttagcacacaacatttttaatagtattaatttaacaaaatttggttCATCAAATGTCAAGAGGGGAAAgtgttttttcccttcaagtttGGGTTGGAGTGTCACTTTCTCAAACCTCAAGGGAGTTAAAAATAACCCCAATGAGAGTCTAGTGGTCAAGTAAATTGTTTGCCTCGCATTATGATCCGTTCAGATTGAGgggaagtagagtagagttagctcaaaattagcctattttcatcaaactctactctactccacCTCTTTCCCCCCTCAATCTAAACGGCCCCTTAGTGATTGGATTCGAGTAATGCACCATCTAGCACGAGATTTAACTTGTCAGGATAGAAAGTGACTTTACTCTTAAGAAGAATTAGCCCACCTCAACCGTATCCTTATTGTAACCATGGAGGTTGTTGAATATCgctttgcttttatttttcaattttgttatttttgattGATATTAATTGGGAAAGGGAAAGTACtgtgttcattttattttatattttgaccGAGTAGTGatgaatatttcatttttaattcttttattattattattatgggtCTCAAAGAAAATGAGAGTACAATAAGGGCTTTATGGTAATTTGCaagaaaaatatcaattttagaCTATAATTGTTCAAATGACGAAGGTACAAAAACAACACTTTTTCACCAATTTCACCAAATACGTAACTGTGATttccaaaattgaattttaaaaaacacattttaaaatttttatttttgaaaaacgcACCTTTAAAAACAACTAACCTAAAGAGActcttagggtccgtttggattgagcttattgttgctgaaactgaaaactgaaaactgaaaacactgtaacaaaataatttttaaatgtgtaaatagtatcgtgggacccatgaatagtgcgtaaacagtacatgaacagtgtgtgaatagtattttttgtcCTCTGCAcagtacttttactgttcacgtgcagagaaaaaaaaaaaaaaaaaaaggcatgaaaACGTAGAGCTGAAACGCAAGTTTCAGCTCTACCCAAACGCTCACTTAGTAAACAAGTCCAATAGTCTTGACTATTAAACGGTTATCTATACTATAATACTATATTCATTAAAtgaacctttaaaaaaatttatatgattgAGCTATTTCCCTTCTAATATCATTTCTTGGATAGGCTATATCAATTAGATCTAGAGACTCAACAGATTTGTGAAGACACTTGCCATGATCTTATATTACACACTCAATAGAGCTCACAAACCTATGTAGCGTTTGGTATTCAATTTGAAACCTAATGTATTGCACTTAAGGTTCTGAATTAAGTTTTACTCATTCGCGTATAAATTAAGAGGCTTTTCTCCAATGAAATAATATGTGATTAATCCCTTTCGTAACAATTtgtttctaatttctaatatcTTCACTTATTtttctaatctatatatataataataggtgaagcagagagaaactcaaattgcaattccaaattagaactctaattttgtgccacgtgtctACATCTATGTGGCGATCAGTTCATAATTATCCttccaattgttcaattagaatctgaaattgaagttgaattttgctctatgtggctaaatgtatgtgggCCCATTCATTAAAACTTcttctatgtatcgggtcaagtgagttactatgataattaagttttttcttgattttgcagtcaaacgtgaaaaccaaagaggCTATTTTTATACCCAATGAAATCACTGATTTCACAAGAGACAGGGGGAGGGAGAGAGTCGTAGAGATTTCTTTGGAAACTTTCATGTAATTCTTTTAATAATGATTGTTTCCTCCTTTGGTTTAGACCTACCAAGTCCAAGCATTGCAGCATTTGTGATCGTTGTGTTGCTCGCTTTGACCATCATTGTGAATGGATGGTAAAATAtcaaactattttgtttattattttttaatcttttgtagTGAGatggtttgttttttaattgttaaatattacTTTCAATTTCTACTTAGCTCTTCATTGGTGCAGAATAATTGTATATGGGAGAGAAACACTGGCTACTTTATGGCTTTTCTTTTGTGGTGAGTAATATCTAATTTGCAACAGAGTTTATACTTTCTAGATATATGCTATGGTAAATAGCCTTCTTTGGCTACATAAAATAGTTCATTATTTTAGTTAGTGCCTCCTTCTTAGAAGATGTTGATAATGAGGGGTAGTAAATCTATCTCTACAGCTAATGTTATGAGATAGGCCTTTGAAcaaagttttaattttcttctgtTTGGAAATTTGACCATTTAATCCTCATGTCCAAGATTGTGAGGTGATTAGGAAAAAGAAGACATACTTTCTATGCtatataaaacttttgaaattcaTGGCACAGTAGTGGAGAAGTTCCAAACTATTTTCTTAACTTTCgttccaagttttaaatagcGTCAATCAGTGAGAAGTTTCCTTGatgtttcttctatattttTGTATCAATTATTGTAACTTTATTTGAGATGTAAGGCAACATGTTGTATCTGTTTgttcttctctgatttttattttaagattgtTTTTCAAgttctatttattttacatgCTTCTTTAACGATTTGCAGGCATTTCCTTCTCTGCATATATGGAGCAGTTACCATTGGGCTAAAACTTGCTGGACAATTAAAAGAATTAAGAGTTATATATATTCTAACTGGTAAAATTCTGATTTGCATTatataatttcaagtttatGGCTCAGTTGCATCTAAGCCTAAATGTGACATCTTTTTCCCCGTTTATTTGTTGTAGTTTGTTATGGTgtagaaaattgttttctaaGTTTAGCTCCATATGTTGTACAAATGAGTGTTCTATTTCCCTACTTTTTCTGTCATGATTTGATATCTCTAGATTCCTCCTCAACTAAAGGTCCGCTATGAAGAAACTTAAAGGAAGAATAATCTTTAATTGCTTTAAGGGCATATTTGAATTCTTCTCTAACCACCTAGCACCTCCCTCCTTATAAGTTTTTAGTGGTGGGTGAGGtcttgggttcaagacccactgggtgcaataataataataataataataataataataataaaaggtttCAATAAAGGTTTACTCTTGTCATGCTGATGATTGATGATTAATGGCATTGAAAATTCTTTTCATAGTTTAGCTCCACATGTTGTATAGATGAGTAaggtttttcttgattttgcagtcaaacgtgaaaaccaaagaggCTATTTTTATACCCAATGAAATCACTGATTTCACAAGAGACAGGGGGAGGGGGAGAGTCGTAAGGCACTGTGAAGGAGAGATTAAGGACCACCACCATGTTAGACCATCTCCCACCTTCAACCCACCATCTTACCACCAATATATATTGCCTGAACCACTATTGATACACGTatctttaaacaataaaaattggtatcaaatatgatttaggtttttttattttaggttattggttttgattaagCTTGAATGACGAAGAAATAAAGGGCATGATCAAAGACGTTTGAAACCCATTTAGCTTAGGGTTGACAGCCATTGAAGGTATTGCCGAGAAACAAGGAATTTTCTTTGCTTAAACGTGGTTTGGTTGTCATCCTATGTgatgttcttttcttcttcttcttcttatttcaaTTCATTCTCtgaattttatttagttttttttttttttaattccttttgattttggtgtcttttttttttttttttcctttaaattttcATATCTACTAGTTTGGTTGTCAATGTTAACTTTCTAATTTAATGAATACTCCAAACTGGATTGAGTATTGCACGCCAACTATTTGATTTGTATTACccttttcttattataattatgaTTGTTGTTTGGAAtgtaaaattgtattattttatttttctatttgtctATAGGGGACAAGAACGAGGCACTCCATACATATAGCAGAACTCTTGCAAAGGTCTATTTCTACCCTCTTTTGTGAAACTATATTTCTTCTGCCGTTGCACCGCCAGAGCCATTATTGGGTAGGTTCCTTTGACTCTCTGTTGATTCGattttaatatcatttatcACTGATTTATTTCAAGTATAGATTCCCTATGAGATCTTGACTGCACTCTTTGTTaatgtttctttatttatttctggGTTTGTAGGTGGAAAGGCCAAGCCTTTGAGGCAACCCAAAGTCCAAGAAGAATGGGTACGGTTAGGtctatttttccctttattaaAATcctatgaatttagacttaattgagccttttaaacatgaataaactcatgattaataatatatccattcccgtgcggtagcacgggttacatactagttggattataatacacaaaaaaaaaaaaaaaaaatctttagaaTTTTGATTTGAGTTTATGCTATTCTGAGTTGTTGAGAATCATGGAAAAAGAAACGAAATTTATAATAATCAAGAGTAAATTTTTACTAAGGTGATCCAATTTTTGACTTATTTGTAGGTTGATCGGGCAGATTAAGAAAAAAGACTTGGGTTTAATTTCCAATTAGAAAagatatcttcttctttttttttaattgttttttttccccttgatgggttgttgttgttatatatgtagtaatgttgaaaacaagataaaaatataaatgagaaGCCTTTGATCACGTGCGAAGCTGTAATGAAACAATGAACGAGGCAGATGAAGATCTACTTGCATGTAATAATCATATTATTTGTACTTCTTTAGATTCGAACTATAAGGACTGATGTTCCTAATTTCACTTTCATTAAACTAAGTCCAAGAAGCCCCTACAGGAATATGATACAACTCTAGAAACCTATACATTAGGGGTGAATATGTTAGTAATGAAGATTGATatactgtaaaaaaaaaaaggttgaactGTAATCTCAATCCTTTTGATGAGGCTGATTTCCGGATTCGAATTTATAATCTATTGCTTTTGGTGAAAGACACTTGCCATCTTACCAAGGCCCAACCTCTAAGATTGGTATACTATCAGTACCTCCAGAAGCGGAGCTACCTGTTAGGgtgggggccatggcccccccaaaatttttgaaattttttttttactatatagaaatatttagtattttaataattagcCTTTACAAATGGGACTTGGCCCCCCCAACTATTTGAGTTGGTCCAataatgttcttaaaaaaaaaattgtccaatttgtctagtagttatagagaatgtattgtttctcaaattcattttttatggtaaaatgtgttcttgtattttttaaaattttggattatttatgtctttgaacactttattaattcaatttgaattttttttactcacaacGGTAGATAATTTGGTAacttatattgaaaatgaaaattgtaaatatttCACAATGGAAGATGGTGaaagattaatttaattttatgaaacatttaattttgtgtgtgtgtataaatacatgtgtttgtgtgtgtgtataaaagTTTGTATAGACTAATAAATTAGCAACACAAATCggccccccaaacaaaaatttctggcTCCGCCCTTGAGTACCTCTATAAATTATGTTGCTCTCTTGGTTGTTTCTCTAGACCTTTAGGGAGAAGATGGAAACTTGTGGAtggtaaaatgttattttttgaataaataaaccATTACTGACAATTTTACTAAACATGCATTTTAGAACCTTAATCCTAAACCAGAACCAGAATCTACACTTTGGACTCCATTGTATTTCTATATTTATGCATGTTCATGCATGTTGACTTTTATTTGCTTTgacattttatatttataaattttttggctACTAAGTGATGACATGACATCAAGGTTTGTATGCAATTATGTTTACTATCATTCATTCCCTTCGggatgtgaaattttttaagggtaaaatagtctttttattgttatttggtGAGATTTAAGCCATTAGAGAATTTAGGTATTGCATGGGATATGAATGAATTCCTATTACTATAATAATACATTAGggacaaagaaagaaagattttgCAGAGTAGTAGTTAGTAATGGCAGAGGACAAAGAAGACAGAGAAGAAGGAGGGTTCCATAATCCtaatcacaacaacaacaacaacatcagCAAGAAAGGATCCGAAGTAAAGTCATGCAAGGGATATCTCTACTACTCGTTTCTGCGAAGATCCAAGAACCCCACTTGCGTTGGCATCCCCAGAACCCTCCACCGAGGTCAATCTCTCTATaatcttctttttctgtttctttttgtttgattcTTATGATGATGCTTGTGGGTCTGTTTGGTTTGCCGAGAAAATCATGGAAATTTGAAGCAAAATTCTGGGTTTTCTGTTTTGTGCTGTGTTTGCTTACTCAAGTCTGAATTTtgatggggttttttttttttttttttttttttgcatttttggatTGGAAGAGTGGATGttgttattttgatttgattgttgttgttgttgtttcttggGTATTTTTCCCAGAAACCAAACAGTGAAATAGGGTTTGGTTGTGATGATTTTGATATCCTTAAGGGGTAGCTTAAGATGATTTCTGGTTTTGGATGTATTATATGTGGTGGGCTGATGTAAAGTTTTgcgttttgtgtttttttttttttaaaaaaaataatgtaaaatacATCCTGTTACTTGAGCATTAATGGCACTAGTTTGGTTCCAATGTTGTAATTTATGTAGAATGGCTGGAAATGTTGAGGGAATAGAgtactgggaaaaaaaattagtgtacTATGCTAAAATCAAATGCTTTTGTGCCAGggcttttctttattttggggggggggggggggccgaTTGTTTTTCTTCAAGTTTTGACCTTCTGAACCATTGTGGAAGTATTTTACTTTGTACATAGCAATTTGATGATTAGGTTGTGAAATTTGTAAGCTTCTTCAAATTTACCACCCTTATAATGGAAAACTTCAACACTTACTGAACGGCTAAAAGAGCTGAATGATTTGATATTACATGCATCATCAATAGGCAAATTGAAGAATTGTGAATTTCTTCCGAGGTGCTCGTGAAAATGTATTGTTTGATTTAACATGTTTTTGAGGCTAGGACTTTTTACCAGAGAATGTTTACATTGTTCACAACTTCACATCTAACTTTGTGGATTTATATATAAGTTACATGGTATTAGTTATTTGATTGTACtagttttattgataattttggTTCCAAACGGTGGACTTTATTGGTAGGAACTTTTACAAGAAATGTACTGATATTTAAGGTGCATGACCAGTGCCCAGAAACACTTTTTGGGAAACTGAGTTGGAAGCTTCCAAAGAGGGCCGCAGTCAATCACTTTCGATTATTCTTGTCTTGGTTACTCGGTGTTCCTGAACAAGAAGGACTCTTCAAGCGATCAGCAGATCAAACGAGCAGAATTGCCAGTTTGTACtggttttgaggtgttatatCTTTACCTTCTGCCCTTTGTTTTCCCAATGAATAATTCCATTTcacattttacttttaagtttgAAGATAATGgtgtatatatattaggatTACAACCTTGTAGCAAATTCTTTAGATCAATATATAGCTTTCTTCATTTCAGCCAAAATTCATGTAAAATGAGGGTATGTTATTGTTACTGAACGTTGTGAAGCGATCAGAATTTCTTTGTCCAAGTGTGGTAATGAACCCTTGAGGGTTGGTGcaaaaggtttttaattttaacttcaGATTTAACTCTCGTTGAAGTGtgctttctttcaattttttaaagttttgtgaAGTTCAAAATGCACTTGTGATGAAATTTATATGGTTTTTATtgcttcatcaaattgtaatcTGACATAATTACTCCTTGTTTCAGGTTTTGTTGGAGTGGGCTCAGGCTCCTGCTCATGttaata
This genomic stretch from Quercus lobata isolate SW786 chromosome 3, ValleyOak3.0 Primary Assembly, whole genome shotgun sequence harbors:
- the LOC115980247 gene encoding LOW QUALITY PROTEIN: pentatricopeptide repeat-containing protein At1g71210, mitochondrial-like (The sequence of the model RefSeq protein was modified relative to this genomic sequence to represent the inferred CDS: inserted 1 base in 1 codon; deleted 1 base in 1 codon) — encoded protein: MERFDIATHILSSLKFFDWAGRQPGFHHTRATFHAIFKILFKAQLMSLLLDFLDDYMKQRYLHKVRFYDTLVMGYAVAGKPQVALQMFGRMRFEGLDLDPFAYHVLLNSLVEESCFDAFHVILNQILLRGFQTDFTNAIVVRSFCKQKLFHDAELYLRGLLTQGRELHGHVVTVLVDALCKTKQFQKAGKLVQEFRDSGLVPMEDAYGVWIRDLVQAGQLDGALDFLRTKKSLEGYVPDVFRYNVLICSLLRENRLEELCDLLMEMKEGQISPDVVTMNAALCFFCKAGMVDVALELYNLRSEFGLSPNSMAYKYLINTLCGDGSIDEAYRVLKNSIEQGYFPRGRTFSILADAFCREEKPDKMKELVIVALERNFMPTTFSYDKFISALCRARRVEIGYLIHGELDRINKVTKKTTXLNLIHGFNELNRGDIAARLLIEMQAKGHTPTRALFRAVICCLCDMEYPENQFFKLLEMQLSRHEPNFHIYNFFIDGAGHAKKPDLAREVFEMMRRSGIEPTLSSDILMLQSYLKSKRISNALNFFSDIRQRRKINSKLYNTIIVGLCKVNKVDIALEFLRESRNNGVVPGTVCYEVLIQMLCSNKRYGMVINLINDLEKTGHHVTSFIGNILLLHSLKARELYDTWVNLKGVQNDKSSDSSLLGLLIGAFSGHVRVTQHVKDLEEVIEECFPLDIYTYNILLRRLSMSKMDLACELFNRMCQRGYEPNRWT